The Sulfolobus acidocaldarius DSM 639 genome has a window encoding:
- a CDS encoding ABC1 kinase family protein, with translation MFRTLSVIIKLLPRVIKIRNYRNAILNNEQVDEKEMEKEAEKFVDTLISLGPIFIKFGQLLSVHSDILPQPYLKALSRLQDDVDPPSWEEIKKILEEDLGNKLNEYEIDPTPISSASIGVVYIAKRKKDGKLVVIKVNRPNIKEMADQDISVLKSLAPLTKYVFDESFYESFKVLVDNFGKKIYEEMEFTIEEFHMKKIREEMSDYPWIRIPEPYLATKRVLIMEYVKGYKVTSEEAKRIMRAPDLSYMVFRTFMVMLLTKEYFHADPHPGNIALDEKGNLILYDFGIVGRMDRDTRLRLLRAYGALLRFDSIGLVKVLEELGAIQPEADREILAKGIGLFLEQFQGITPETLEVEQFLEATNEVFYRFPLKIPDKLAIYIRMTSILGGTCTRIDPEFNFFLNLQKLVEEEGLLFEAMINDMRSTISSAIQKFRLSLLEKPIPLNKKSTSEKISRYLSFSFIVIALLTYLYDRNSILPLLIAIIALVIIMNK, from the coding sequence GTGTTTAGAACACTAAGTGTCATTATCAAGTTATTACCAAGAGTTATAAAGATAAGAAATTATAGAAATGCAATTCTAAATAATGAGCAAGTGGACGAGAAAGAAATGGAGAAAGAGGCTGAAAAATTTGTGGACACACTGATATCTCTTGGTCCCATTTTCATAAAGTTTGGTCAATTATTGTCAGTTCACTCAGACATTTTACCACAACCTTATCTCAAGGCTCTCAGCAGACTTCAAGACGACGTGGACCCTCCATCATGGGAGGAAATTAAGAAAATTCTTGAGGAAGATTTAGGCAATAAACTGAATGAATATGAGATAGACCCAACACCTATATCCTCTGCAAGTATAGGTGTAGTCTACATAGCTAAGAGGAAAAAGGACGGAAAGTTAGTTGTGATAAAAGTAAATAGACCTAACATAAAGGAGATGGCTGATCAAGACATAAGCGTTCTGAAATCATTAGCACCACTTACGAAATATGTATTTGACGAGTCTTTCTATGAAAGTTTCAAAGTTCTTGTCGATAATTTCGGAAAGAAAATATATGAGGAGATGGAATTCACGATCGAGGAGTTTCACATGAAAAAGATAAGAGAGGAGATGTCTGACTATCCCTGGATTAGAATTCCAGAACCCTACTTAGCTACAAAGAGGGTGTTGATTATGGAGTACGTTAAGGGATATAAGGTGACTTCTGAAGAGGCTAAGAGAATTATGAGGGCGCCTGATTTGTCATATATGGTTTTCAGGACTTTTATGGTAATGCTCTTGACAAAGGAGTATTTTCACGCTGATCCTCATCCGGGAAATATAGCATTAGACGAAAAAGGTAATCTAATTCTATATGATTTTGGAATAGTTGGTAGGATGGACAGAGATACGAGACTTAGATTATTGAGGGCTTACGGAGCTTTACTTAGATTTGATAGTATAGGGCTCGTGAAGGTTTTAGAGGAATTAGGGGCAATACAGCCAGAGGCTGATAGGGAAATACTAGCCAAAGGGATAGGGCTATTTTTGGAACAATTTCAAGGTATAACACCTGAGACTCTGGAAGTTGAACAATTCCTTGAGGCTACAAATGAGGTATTCTATAGGTTTCCACTAAAGATACCTGATAAACTGGCAATCTACATTAGGATGACCTCTATTTTAGGCGGAACATGTACAAGAATTGATCCTGAGTTTAATTTCTTTCTGAACTTACAGAAGCTTGTTGAAGAGGAGGGATTACTATTTGAGGCTATGATTAATGACATGAGGAGTACTATAAGCTCAGCCATTCAGAAGTTTAGGTTATCCTTGCTGGAGAAACCTATACCGTTAAATAAAAAGAGTACAAGTGAAAAAATATCTAGATACTTGTCGTTCTCCTTCATAGTCATAGCCCTTTTGACATATCTCTATGACAGAAACTCAATTCTTCCTCTTCTCATAGCCATAATTGCGCTTGTAATAATCATGAATAAGTAA
- the hsp14 gene encoding archaeal heat shock protein Hsp14, producing the protein MSFTYVIEKELGRRIEQLNRGFYELVYPPVDMYEEGGYLIVVADLAGFNKDKIKARISGQNELIIEAEREISEPGIKYLTQRPKYIRRTIKLPINVAKDAEVAGKYENGVLTIRIPIAGVSAIKIE; encoded by the coding sequence ATGAGCTTCACATATGTAATTGAAAAAGAGTTGGGAAGAAGAATAGAACAGCTAAATAGAGGATTCTATGAGTTAGTATATCCTCCTGTAGATATGTACGAGGAAGGGGGATATCTGATAGTTGTAGCTGACTTAGCTGGTTTCAATAAAGACAAGATTAAAGCTAGAATATCTGGACAGAATGAGCTGATAATAGAGGCAGAAAGGGAGATAAGTGAACCTGGTATAAAGTATCTAACGCAGAGACCAAAATACATAAGGAGGACAATAAAACTACCCATTAATGTAGCTAAGGACGCGGAAGTCGCAGGTAAGTACGAGAATGGAGTTCTCACAATAAGGATACCTATAGCGGGCGTATCAGCAATTAAGATCGAATAA